The Janthinobacterium lividum genome has a window encoding:
- a CDS encoding 4a-hydroxytetrahydrobiopterin dehydratase, whose translation MNTPSTSQDLAQLSCAPRQQALGDTDIATLHALLPQWTLQNGKLCRDFGFKNYYQTLAFVNALAYMTHTQDHHPELIITYKTCAVRYDTHSVNQGAGGLSENDFICAAKADLIYQSSQVAP comes from the coding sequence ATGAATACGCCATCGACCTCGCAAGACCTGGCCCAACTGTCCTGCGCGCCGCGCCAGCAGGCACTGGGCGACACGGACATCGCCACCCTGCACGCCTTGCTGCCCCAGTGGACCTTGCAAAATGGCAAGCTGTGCCGCGACTTCGGCTTCAAAAATTACTACCAGACCCTGGCGTTCGTGAACGCCCTGGCCTATATGACCCATACGCAAGACCACCATCCGGAGCTCATCATTACTTACAAAACCTGCGCCGTGCGCTACGACACGCACTCGGTCAACCAGGGCGCCGGCGGCCTGTCCGAAAACGACTTCATCTGCGCCGCCAAGGCAGACCTCATCTACCAGAGCAGCCAGGTGGCCCCATGA